From a region of the Lactuca sativa cultivar Salinas chromosome 4, Lsat_Salinas_v11, whole genome shotgun sequence genome:
- the LOC111909163 gene encoding uncharacterized protein LOC111909163, translating to MAASDDYTDTMNLKIAELMKEVQLDYSSTTTKTINDAISSIKKRINKIPEDIQVKADLAPKFIKDIGADKVEFKFKRPTSINVGGSYSIQCIVKPDVNVDLYIRLPKECFHEKDFLNHRYHGKRYLYLCIIKKYLESSSIAQKVEWAFFQNEARKPILVVYPVVKSTGVPGFSVRLIPTAESLFNVQKLNIERNNLHVLSQGDSEATPVYNNSILEDMFIEHGAEFVSKAFNGWKALGEAIVLLKVWARQRSSLHAYDSLNGYLISILVAYLASESGKFRINKAMTTMQIFRITLDFMATSKLWGTGIFFKPQGGDDMSKEERKRYVQYFPAVICDLSAHFNLAYRMTKSGLIELQEEAALALKCIDKCKEGGFVELFMTKIDFPAKFDYCMRLNLKGKAEVSTQGFCLDNESWRLYESKLHSLLVEGLGERAKFIRVTWRNTSSTHNMNDGLSVLDKEPLIVGISVSLPEAFDEYTRGPFFGNKEEALKFRKFWGDKAELYQFKSGTRECVLWKCKPSKRYHIIKWVTEYVLNRHLSLTQENISHAVDQLDFSLVHDDGDLASDGSLNESFGTLSKRLRLLSDVPLSITSVQPLDSAFRHTSVFPPRPHPVANGTKVGNKIISTCIPSLEVMIQLEGSGNWPMDDVAIEKTKSAFLLRIGECLEKDYGMKYSPYEEGVDVFLSGYVFRLKILHERGLDLLNGQSESYQVKRVSSIDKHLFLRSQHSSMINGLSGRYPLYGPVVQLAKRWVSAHLFSASFMEEAIELVVASIFQNSLPFSAPCSRISGFMRFLRLLSDHDWMFTPLIVDINEDMTPDDEKEINEKFLLSRKAYEEGTGSVTSAMYLATAYDKASETWTTLSPTVSEVKRLGVYARSSSNLLTKLIMQDQVDSYGWECIFRTPLNNYDAVILVHREKLSYPERLLFPSELNHGKLVAQGKASNSFQPLLLTTSKTKDPQDQLYINFDPLMCYIKHLESAFPDKFKLWYDSLGGDAIGLTWEKESSKKRRREDDGDVKKSVRDTLKDVGEVGKGFVKSVYLLKEPTR from the exons ATGGCTGCTTCCGATGACTACACAGACACCATGAACTTAAAAATCGCAGAGCTAATGAAGGAAGTCCAGCTCGATTACTCTTCTACAACTACTAAAACCATCAACGACGCCATTTCCTCTATCAAAAAACGCATCAATAAAATCCCTGAAGATATACAG GTTAAGGCCGATTTGGCTCCGAAATTTATTAAAGATATTGGTGCAGACAAGGTCGAATTCAAGTTCAAAAGGCCTACATCGATTAATGTTGGTGGAAGCTATTCGATTCAATGTATCGTGAAGCCTGATGTAAATGTTGATCTTTACATACGGTTGCCGAAG GAGTGCTTTCATGAGAAAGACTTCTTGAATCATCGGTACCATGGCAAAAGATACCTGTATCTTTGCATAATCAAGAAGTATTTGGAATCTTCTTCCATAGCTCAAAAAGTAGAATGGGCCTTCTTTCAAAATGAAGCCAGAAAACCTATTCTTGTTGTCTATCCTG TTGTGAAGTCTACTGGAGTTCCAGGGTTTTCTGTAAGGTTGATTCCAACAGCTGAATCCCTTTTTAATGTCCAAAAGTTAAACATAGAGCGCAACAATCTTCATGTTTTGAGCCAAG GTGATTCTGAAGCTACTCCTGTGTACAACAACAGTATATTAGAGGACATGTTTATAGAACATGGTGCAGAATTTGTCAGCAAGGCTTTCAATGGATGGAAAGCTTTAGGAGAGGCTATAGTTTTACTAAAA GTGTGGGCCCGACAGAGAAGTTCTCTACACGCTTATGACTCCTTAAATGGCTACCTTATCTCAATCTTAGTAGCATACCTTGCCTCAGAATCTGGTAAATTTCGCATTAACAAAGCAATGACAACAATGCAGATCTTTCGTATCACATTGGACTTTATGG CCACCTCTAAGTTATGGGGCACTGGGATTTTCTTCAAGCCTCAAGGAGGAGATGATATGTCAAAGGAG GAAAGGAAGAGATATGTACAGTATTTTCCTGCAGTTATATGTGATTTATCAGCTCATTTCAATCTAGCATACCGCATGACAAAGAGTGGTTTGATTGAG CTTCAAGAGGAGGCTGCTTTGGCACTCAAATGTATTGATAAATGCAAAGAAGGGGGATTTGTTGAGCTATTTATGACCAAGATTGACTTTCCTGCTAAATTTGACTATTGCATGAG ATTGAACTTAAAGGGGAAGGCTGAAGTATCTACACAAGGGTTCTGTTTAGATAATGAATCTTGGAGATTGTATGAGAGCAAGCTTCATTCTTTGCTTGTAGAAGGCTTAGGAGAAAGAGCAAAGTTTATACGTGTGACCTGGCGAAATACATCATCAACACACAATATGAATGAT GGTTTGTCAGTGCTTGATAAAGAGCCGTTAATAGTTGGAATTTCTGTAAGCCTGCCAGAAGCCTTTGATGAGTATACACGTGGGCCCTTTTTTGGGAACAAAGAAGAG GCTTTGAAGTTCAGAAAGTTTTGGGGAGACAAAGCAGAGTTGTATCAATTTAAAAGTGGCACCAGGGAATGTGTTT TGTGGAAATGCAAGCCATCAAAGAGATATCATATTATAAAATGGGTTACTGAGTATGTGCTTAATCGACACCTGTCATTGACACAAGAAAACATTTCACATGCTGTTGACCAACTTGACTTTTCATTGGTTCATGATGATGGAg ATTTAGCTTCAGATGGAAGTTTGAATGAAAGCTTTGGAACTCTGTCTAAACGTTTACGCCTTTTAAGTGATGTTCCTTTGTCAATCACCAGTGTGCAGCCTCTAGACTCAg CTTTTAGACATACATCTGTTTTTCCTCCAAGACCTCATCCTGTAGCAAATGGAACAAAAGTTGGAAATAAAATCATATCAACATGTATACCATCTCTTGAAGTTATGATTCAG TTGGAAGGTTCAGGAAACTGGCCAATGGATGATGTGGCAATTGAGAAAACAAAATCTGCTTTCTTGTTAAGAATTGGAGAATG TCTTGAGAAGGATTATGGAATGAAATATTCTCCATATGAAGAAGGTGTTGATGTTTTCTTGTCTGGATACGTTTTTCGTTTGAAGATTTTGCATGAGAGAGGACTCGATTTGTTAAATGGACAAT CTGAAAGTTATCAAGTAAAGAGAGTTTCATCAATTGACAAACATCTTTTTCTTAGAAGTCAACATTCTAGCATGATTAATGGTCTTTCAGGTCGATATCCTTTATATGGACCAGTTGTTCA GTTAGCAAAAAGATGGGTTTCTGCACATTTATTTTCAGCTTCTTTCATGGAGGAAGCAATTGAGCTTGTAGTTGCATCAATTTTTCAAAACTCATTACCATTTTCAGCTCCTTGTTCACGAATTTCTGGATTCATGAGGTTTTTGAGACTTTTATCTGATCATGATTGGATGTTCACTCCTTTGATTGTTGATATAAATGAGGATATGACTCCAGATGATGAAAAAGAGATCAAT GAAAAGTTTTTGTTAAGTAGAAAAGCTTATGAAGAAGGGACTGGAAGTGTAACATCTGCCATGTATTTAGCCACTGCTTATGATAAAGCATCTGAAACATGGACCACTTTGTCTCCAACTGTATCA GAGGTGAAAAGGTTGGGAGTTTATGCAAGAAGTAGTTCAAACTTGCTGACTAAACTAATTATGCAAGATCAAGTGGATTCTTATGGATGGGAG TGTATATTTAGAACTCCATTGAACAACTATGATGCAGTGATTCTTGTACATAGAGAAAAACTGTCTTACCCTGAACGCCTTCTCTTCCCATCTGAACTTAATCATG GGAAGCTTGTGGCGCAAGGAAAAGCAAGCAACTCTTTTCAGCCTCTTTTATTGACCACCAGTAAGACAAAGGATCCTCAAGATCAGTTATACATCAACTTTGATCCCTTAATGTGTTATATCAAACACTTGGAG AGTGCTTTTCCAGACAAGTTTAAGTTGTGGTATGATTCATTAGGTGGTGATGCAATTGGGCTCACTTGGGAAAAAGAGAGCTCAAAG AAGAGGAGACGAGAAGATGATGGGGATGTAAAGAAGAGCGTGAGGGATACTTTGAAAGATGTTGGTGAAGTTGGAAAAGGATTTGTGAAGAGTGTTTATTTGCTAAAAGAACCAACAAGGTAA
- the LOC111909162 gene encoding ADP-ribosylation factor-like protein 2 isoform X1, with amino-acid sequence MGLLSIIRKIKRKEKEMRILMVGLDNSGKTTIVLKINGEDTSVISPTLGFNIKTMTYDKYTLNIWDVGGQKTIRSYWRNYFEQTDGLVWVVDSSDLRRLDDCKFELDNLLKEERLSGASLLVFANKQDIQGALSPNEIAKVLNLDAMDKTRHWRIVGCSAYTGEGLLEGFDWLVQDIASRIYVLD; translated from the exons ATGGGGCTCCTCAGCATCATTCGGAAGATCAAGAGGAAAGAAAAAGAAATGCGCATTCTTATGGT TGGACTTGATAATTCGGGGAAGACAACAATCGTATTGAAAATCAATGGCGAAGACACCAGTGTTATCAGCCCTACTCTTGGCTTCAATATCAAAACCATGACCTATGATAA GTATACCCTTAACATATGGGATGTTGGAGGTCAAAAGACAATAAGATCTTACTGGAGAAATTACTTTGAGCAGACTGATGGATTGGTTTGGGTTGTAGACAGTTCGGATCTTAGAAGGCTGGATGATTGTAAATTTGAGCTGGATAATCTCTTAAAGGAAGAG AGGTTATCAGGAGCTTCATTACTTGTGTTTGCTAATAAGCAAGATATTCAGGGTGCTCTTTCACCCAATGAAATAGCTAAA GTATTGAATTTGGATGCAATGGATAAAACTAGGCATTGGAGGATTGTTGGGTGCAGTGCTTACACAGGAGAGGGATTGTTGGAGGGATTTGATTGGTTGGTTCAAGACATTGCTTCACGTATTTATGTTCTTGATTAG
- the LOC111909162 gene encoding ADP-ribosylation factor-like protein 2 isoform X2, whose product MGLLSIIRKIKRKEKEMRILMVGLDNSGKTTIVLKINGEDTSVISPTLGFNIKTMTYDKYTLNIWDVGGQKTIRSYWRNYFEQTDGLVWVVDSSDLRRLDDCKFELDNLLKEERLSGASLLVFANKQDIQGALSPNEIAKALEDCWVQCLHRRGIVGGI is encoded by the exons ATGGGGCTCCTCAGCATCATTCGGAAGATCAAGAGGAAAGAAAAAGAAATGCGCATTCTTATGGT TGGACTTGATAATTCGGGGAAGACAACAATCGTATTGAAAATCAATGGCGAAGACACCAGTGTTATCAGCCCTACTCTTGGCTTCAATATCAAAACCATGACCTATGATAA GTATACCCTTAACATATGGGATGTTGGAGGTCAAAAGACAATAAGATCTTACTGGAGAAATTACTTTGAGCAGACTGATGGATTGGTTTGGGTTGTAGACAGTTCGGATCTTAGAAGGCTGGATGATTGTAAATTTGAGCTGGATAATCTCTTAAAGGAAGAG AGGTTATCAGGAGCTTCATTACTTGTGTTTGCTAATAAGCAAGATATTCAGGGTGCTCTTTCACCCAATGAAATAGCTAAA GCATTGGAGGATTGTTGGGTGCAGTGCTTACACAGGAGAGGGATTGTTGGAGGGATTTGA
- the LOC111909150 gene encoding uncharacterized protein LOC111909150 gives MSSQYLQGTSTAPNQDGFSRSVTSPFVKELLDYEIPNTAKLPTLKTYNGTTDPDSHIDTYEWTMTSLKLNEKFWCTYFPTTLNGNADTWFKTLQSSNISNFAQLKYLFLTNFMQLCKYKGDSHSIIGGKQREGETVRKYFTRFINATLDVPGHDEGLIAGAFTWGLLPGPLSQKLMGKKPLTRAELKERVERYLRQEEGEAAKQAYLKAMATRHHHPTHTDFRGGGRHYGQARRPSPRFRPFIKDDRRGRRPEVYAVSEKQQPANSSKSRYCEYHKSKTHDTAICSVLKKEMEEKQLKGDLVEVARSLRSKFDAENAKGPSREGIQPKEIFMIRNKRSREEQRGEQIIVKPPARALTFSIQDLRPDGWKGDNPLIIQASIKDVTIHRVYVDTGSSTDIIYEHCFRFLPDRLKDNL, from the coding sequence ATGAGTTCGCAGTACCTGCAAGGGACGTCAACTGCTCCAAACCAGGATGGTTTTTCCCGGAGTGTAACATCTCCGTTTGTTAAAGAGCTGCTGGATTACGAAATACCAAACACTGCGAAGCTCCCGACGCTTAAAACGTACAATGGAACCACCGACCCAGATAGCCACATTGATACATATGAATGGACGATGACGTCGTTAAAACTTAACGAGAAGTTTTGGTGCACATACTTCCCGACGACGCTCAATGGCAACGCCGACACATGGTTCAAAACGCTACAATCGAGCAACATTTCAAACTTCGCTCAGCTCAAATACCTCTTCCTCACCAACTTCATGCAACTATGTAAATACAAAGGTGATTCTCATTCAATTATAGGCGGCAAACAAAGGGAGGGGGAGACTGTTCGAAAATACTTTACAAGGTTCATAAACGCTACGCTGGATGTACCGGGGCATGACGAAGGGCTCATCGCTGGTGCTTTCACATGGGGACTCCTGCCTGGACCCCTCTCGCAAAAACTCATGGGAAAGAAGCCTCTAACACGAGCTGAGTTGAAAGAAAGAGTGGAGCGGTACCTACGACAGGAAGAGGGTGAGGCAGCCAAGCAGGCCTACTTGAAGGCTATGGCGACTAGACATCACCACCCGACCCATACGGACTTCCGAGGGGGAGGAAGACACTATGGCCAAGCAAGAAGACCATCACCGCGTTTCCGACCATTTATTAAAGACGACAGACGGGGTCGCCGCCCAGAAGTATACGCAGTGTCTGAGAAACAGCAGCCGGCCAACTCGTCTAAGAGTCGGTACTGTGAGTACCACAAAAGCAAAACGCATGATACAGCTATCTGTTCGGTGCTAAAGAAGGAGATGGAGGAGAAACAACTTAAGGGAGACCTGGTGGAGGTGGCGCGAAGCCTACGCTCCAAATTCGATGCTGAGAACGCCAAGGGTCCATCCCGCGAAGGAATTCAGCCCAaggagatattcatgatacgTAACAAAAGAAGTAGGGAGGAACAACGAGGAGAGCAAATCATTGTTAAACCGCCAGCACGCGCGCTCACGTTCTCCATACAGGATCTTCGGCCAGACGGTTGGAAGGGCGACAACCCTCTGATAATACAGGCATCCATCAAAGACGTGACTATCCATAGGGTCTATGTTGACACCGGGAGCTCAACAGACATCATATATGAGCACTGCTTTCGGTTTCTCCCGGATCGCTTGAAAGACAATTTGTGA